A stretch of Pseudomonas sp. 7SR1 DNA encodes these proteins:
- a CDS encoding HAD family hydrolase — translation MSLADVRHWVFDMDGTLTVAVHDFAAIRVALAIPPEDDILTHLAALPADEAAAKHAWLLEHERDLALGSRPAPGAVELVRELAGRGYRLGILTRNARELAHVTLEAIGLADCFAVEDVLGRDEAPPKPHPGGLLKLAEAWRVAPEAMVMVGDYRFDLDCGRAAGARTVLVNLPDNPWPELADWHARDCFELQRLLLA, via the coding sequence ATGAGCCTGGCCGATGTGCGCCACTGGGTATTCGACATGGACGGCACGCTGACCGTCGCGGTGCATGATTTCGCGGCGATTCGCGTGGCCCTGGCGATTCCTCCCGAGGACGACATCCTGACGCACCTGGCGGCGTTGCCGGCGGACGAAGCCGCGGCCAAGCATGCCTGGCTGCTGGAGCACGAGCGAGACCTGGCGCTGGGCTCGCGGCCCGCCCCCGGCGCGGTCGAGCTGGTGCGCGAACTGGCCGGGCGTGGCTATCGCCTGGGAATCCTGACTCGCAATGCCCGGGAGTTGGCCCATGTGACCCTCGAAGCCATCGGCCTGGCCGACTGTTTCGCCGTGGAGGACGTGCTGGGGCGTGACGAGGCACCGCCCAAGCCGCATCCCGGTGGCCTGTTGAAGCTGGCCGAGGCCTGGCGCGTCGCGCCCGAGGCGATGGTGATGGTGGGCGATTACCGCTTCGACCTGGACTGCGGCCGCGCTGCGGGCGCACGGACGGTGCTGGTGAACCTGCCGGACAATCCTTGGCCGGAGTTGGCTGACTGGCATGCGCGCGATTGTTTCGAGTTGCAGCGCCTGCTTTTGGCTTGA
- the ypfJ gene encoding KPN_02809 family neutral zinc metallopeptidase: MLWKKGRRSDNVVDARGDGGSSGGMRFGGGKGLSLTAVLLIVGIGWITGQDPMQILGQLAGQMDQTAPPSSQTRQAPPANDEEAEFVRSILGDTEDTWGQVFQQAGRQYQQPKLVLFSGRVNSACGLASSATGPFYCPADRQVYLDMSFFKEMSQRFAAAGDFAQAYVIAHEVGHHVQTLLGVSAKIQEARQQGRQMEGDGGLLVRQELQADCLAGVWANHAQKRLNWLEPGDVEEALNAANAIGDDRLQQQGQGRVVPDSFTHGTSAQRVRWFKAGFAQGQVSQCDTFAAKNL; the protein is encoded by the coding sequence GGGGGCAGCTCAGGCGGAATGCGTTTCGGCGGTGGCAAGGGACTGAGCCTGACGGCCGTCCTGCTGATCGTCGGCATCGGCTGGATCACCGGCCAGGACCCCATGCAGATCCTCGGACAACTGGCCGGACAGATGGACCAGACGGCACCACCCTCCTCCCAGACCCGCCAGGCGCCACCGGCGAACGATGAAGAAGCGGAGTTCGTACGCTCGATCCTCGGCGACACCGAAGACACCTGGGGCCAGGTGTTCCAGCAGGCCGGGCGGCAATACCAGCAACCCAAGCTGGTGCTATTCAGCGGTCGGGTCAATTCGGCCTGCGGCCTGGCGTCCTCGGCCACCGGCCCGTTCTATTGCCCGGCGGACCGGCAGGTCTACCTGGACATGAGTTTCTTCAAGGAAATGTCCCAGCGCTTTGCGGCCGCCGGCGACTTCGCCCAGGCCTATGTCATCGCCCATGAAGTCGGACACCACGTACAGACGCTGCTGGGGGTGTCGGCGAAAATCCAGGAAGCCCGCCAGCAAGGTCGGCAGATGGAAGGGGACGGCGGTCTGCTGGTGCGTCAGGAATTGCAAGCCGATTGCCTGGCAGGCGTCTGGGCCAACCATGCGCAAAAGCGCCTGAACTGGCTTGAGCCGGGAGACGTCGAGGAAGCCTTGAACGCCGCCAATGCCATCGGCGATGACCGATTGCAGCAGCAAGGCCAGGGCCGCGTGGTACCGGATTCCTTCACCCACGGCACATCGGCGCAACGGGTGCGCTGGTTCAAGGCCGGGTTCGCCCAGGGCCAGGTCAGCCAGTGCGACACCTTCGCGGCGAAAAACCTGTAG